Sequence from the Schistocerca americana isolate TAMUIC-IGC-003095 chromosome 11, iqSchAmer2.1, whole genome shotgun sequence genome:
TTTAAAATCATTACTTATTCCACTCTTCGGTTTCCCTTTATGGATTACTACTAGTCATATATAAGAACTCTGGTATAATCAGCTGGAGGATATTcacatatgagatgaacatcaaagaAGTAAGGATCTAATATTGTACATATCTGTTGTCTTAgctaaaactgaaacatattaagtcTACTATTTTGGGAAAACTTAACAGAGATCTTCTGCATTGATTTTTTAATAAACTGATATGAACCACTATCTTGAAacagcatatttttaaaaaattaagacatTTCTGAATTAAAATATCTACTAAAAGTTCAGCAAACTGAGTCAGCAGTAATGAGGTTGGTCATTATTGAAATTTCTCTGGTAATTTTCCTTATAAAATGGCCTAACCTTAGCAAAATTCTGTCTTCCTGACAGAATATTGTGATAATTTGAAATATCTAACATTGGCTGATTATAtacccacatatatatatatatatatatatatatacatacttgCCTGACTTCTGATTTATAACTCTAGTTTTGGTGAACACTGAacttttatttctgtgtgttttatAAATCAGTATTTAATGCCTTTCTTCTCATTCTTCAGGTTGATTCAAAGTACTGGTAGAGCTGTAGCATTTCATTTGAAGAAACTTTTCAAGGAGTGGTCCATGGTGAGCTGAAGGAgataaacacagaaaattgacaTGTTCCCATGTGCACTTACACACATGGACTGACATCAGAGAAAAATAACTCATAAAGCGTATTTACCTACATCAATGGTGTGCAGCCCCCTATCTATGTTAGAAAATTGGATGGTGAGATATTTCCCAGTTATGTAATCTTGAACAAACCTTTGAGAATGAATAGGAATCATCAAGTCTCAGCTGCTGGCAATCATGGGAAACATGACTGTGAAAATGAGCAACAAATCAAGCAAGAAGTTTCTGTTGTGGAACAAACTGAGAAACAGTATTCGTCCTCCCAGAAAATAGAGAATACTTTGAAGGACTCCTTTAATGCCATCTGTAATGCAAATACCATGACACGTGCTGGAGAGAAAGCAGACAGAAGTGATGATGACAGCAATTTATCTGCAGGTGGTAATGTCAAGGGCGATGCCTTTATCTGCACTTTAAATAGTGGATACGGTTGTGGTGTTTGTGGCAAAACATTTGCACGGGCTAGTGCTTGTAAGAGGCATACAGCAGTCCACAGTGATGAAAGACCACACAAATGTAATGTTTGTGGACTAGCCTTTGCTCAGGTTAGTGATATCGAAAGACATCGAGCTGTACACTCTGATGATAAAATACACAAATGCGAAATTTGTGGCAAATCTTTTACTCAGTTGGGTTATCTCAAAATGCATGCATTAATACACAGTGGAATGACTCCCCACAGATGTGATGTATGTGGCAAATTTTTTACTCAGTTGAGTACCCTAAAGAGTCATTCATTGGTACACACTCAAAAAGAACCCCACAAATGTGATATCTGTGGCAAATCTTTTGCTGAGTTTGATACTTTCAAGGCCCACGCATTGATACACACAGGAAAGAAACCACATAAATGCGAAATCTGTGGCAAATCTTTTGATGAGCTATATTCTCTCAACAGGCACGAATTGAAACACGCCGGAAAGAACCCATACATTTGTGACATTTGTGGAAAAGATTTTGCTCTGTTGGGCAGTCTGAAAAGGCATCTTGCAGTACATACTGGACACAAACCACATCAGTGTCAAATTTGTGGAAAATCATTTACTGACTTGGGACATCTCAAGGTCCACGTAGTAATACACACTGGAGAGAGGCCTCACAAATGTGATATTTGTGGCAAAACTTTTTCCCATTTGAGCAGTCTGAGGAGGCATGTAGGAATACACACAAATGTGCCACTTGAGGCAAATAAACTTCGTTAACTGGTGTCTGCAAGGTTCTTACAACAATGCACATTGGAGGAGGATCACACATTTGTAATATGTAGGAAATCATTTATTGGTGCTAACATTTTGAAGACACGTGTGTTGAATTGTGATAGAGGGAGATCAAAGAAACTGTGACAGCGTTGCAAATCCCTTAATACAGTTTGACATTTCCAGAAGTTGCAGTTCTAACTGCTACATAGGGGTCATACAAACATGACTATAATTAATACTTCAATGTACCTACTGAAGTTGAGACCAGAACATGGTTGTTTTGTAAGAAATCCTTTATCTACTTTGGGAATCATAGGTACCACTCAGTATTCGGTACGCTTGATAGGCAAGGAAATTATAAGCTGTTTTGTCACTTAGAATTCAACAAAAGCGTGCATCTTAAGAATCTTGATGCTGTATATACTATGcaaaaatataatatttgttgtgTATCATTCACTTTGGCTAGTCATCTTAACACTGGTGAAGACCACAGAAGTAGTGCTGTGTATGTAAGtaaaatatatgtatgtgtgtactgTTTGTGGTTATCATATATTATAAAATGGGTGATAATGATATGCATCTTCAGAGAAGGATGGAAGTCAGCTGCTGTTTATACCCATACACTACTGTCTTTTAGGGAGCTGTATTTCatgtaaaatgcttttttttttttttttaagctctgCTCATGATTCAAGGCTCATAGAGATTAGTGAGAATTTTAATTGCTTTCTTATATTTGGAATATGATTTGATACTGTATTTTGAATAAACATGAGGTTTCCAAAAATACCTacttgtcttttgtattttattttaagattttttttggtCAAGCAGTTTTCAAAGTTTCTTCCAACTTTCCTTATGATGAACATATTTTCAATTTTCTACTGAATGTGCTGGTTTGATGTGTGTTGTCATACCTGCAAGATCGCAAGGCAATTGTCATGTGATGGACATTTTTCAGTTATGTGGCTCTTCTGGTATGTGACCATCATTTTAACCTGTTGTCTCTTGTAACATGCCATCTGAAGTATTACATTCGCTTCAAAATTTTTATGTAGTGTTCACATATATGTTATTTATGCTCTCTCATTTTTCTTAATGTTCTTGTACAATTGTTGGTTTGCCTGGTAGTgaaaatgcattaattttaaattttggaatttttatttgtttatttggttACATTATTGCATGCAAATTATTTGTTCAATCAGTTTATGTTCATGCTATTCTGTCTGTGGATGACATACTTATGTAATAATGGGTACATATGTTGGTTCCTCAGTAAACTTACTGAAACAATAAATGCAATAATTCTCACTCAACTAAGAATGGGTCTCCCGTGGCAGTGATTTATTGTGTTAATAACTATTGCACAACATGCTTTATTCATGGAGTTACAATAGTACTCTTTATGGTGCAGCTTAAATTCTGACTCAAGAGCATTACATGTTCCCACTTATCACTACATAATGCACCTAGGAAtttaattgaacatgattgttttgcTGGTTCATTTGTTATAATCAGGGGGGACATAATGTTGCACTCTCTATTAAGAACAGTGTCCCATTTGTAATACCCAGAGTACCATCATAAAttatggtgacttcagtgtaactattgtctttgaataagtaTCATTTCTTAGGAGTGACCTTCTGTGCAAAATGTACTATTGtccataagttttgcacaccattgtacaAAATGTATAACACCAAAAAGTAAATAAGTTACTTGAAACACTTAAATACATGAGACCAAACAGTCAATACCTAAAACTAAACACTAAGTACCTTCACCAACCACTCTGTATGATAATCAAAACATCAAGTGATAGCAGTTTACAAGTGTGGTGTGAGTGAAGAAGTAATTAATGACATTCCATCACACTGTCTTCCTGTGTATTTAAAGTATCACAAGACCAAAGTTTCGCAAACTAATGTAATTCACAATCAAAACTCAAATATTAACTAATTTGTAACTTAGCTCTTAGCTATGTAGGGAGACCTCTACTGATGCATGAATCCATACAGTCATCATGATCATATAACGCATGAGAATGCTACAGGAAGTGGGATATGCCAAGTTATTCATTAGCAGTAGGTAGTGAGTATCATAACTGTACTAATAATTAGATACCGTAGAACTGCCATCAACTGGTTGGGAGACAGAGAAAGTAACAGAATACTGCTAGTTTGGAAAATGCATCTGCTTGCTCAGTTATGTTACATGACTCATCCTGCAAAGTAACATCTGCATGACTACGGTGACATTTATTACAGAACAAAAGTTGTCTGCATTTGTATCAGAGGCCTGATGAAATAACCATGAATACTTGTCTTCAGTCATGTCTAGGCAAGCAGATAATTTGTAGAAGGCAAGAATAATTAACTATGGCTTTCATGGGCATGtacagaaaattttccaagaaaggATATGATTACCATCTTTTATATGACTGATTAGGTGATTTTGAAGACAATATCTAAATTTTGCAGAAGTTACACAATGCTTATTGCATCTAGGAAGAATGATGTTTATACTTTCAATATTTTCTGTAGCTGGGGTCCTTTGTTTCTTAAAACATTAGTATATTTTATTAGAATTCACGATATATAATATTTTTTACACTGTTAATATGAGTATTGATGCTACCTTTtggaattataattttaaattaccTCATTATTTGATTAAAACCAAATCCTAGAACGAGTTCAAAGATAAAACTAGACAATAAAAGTAAAAGGCTATCATTCATTTACAGATTTTTTATTTGTACATCCATAGCGTTAGCTTGAggctgaaaattaaaaatctgaaacaaaaataGCAGAATGACTAAGAAAAATCAAGATGAATTCAACAAAAAAATCGGGAAAAATCATTAGTTAAAACATCTCAAACTGGTTTAACAGGAAGTaaacttcaaaaaatatttgttCAACTTTGTGCGATCTGCAACACTTTCATCACAAAACTGTACATCTGCTTACGTTAAAGTTATTGCATTATTGTCATGCCttctatttttttaatattaactgacatAGTTGAAGTTTAACCAAACATATTTTGGTCGCTACATTTTTGGGTTGTTTGTGTGAAATGCATCCCATGCAATTTACAGCTATGTGGTCATTCAGAACCCAAATCCACTCTGTAAGTCACTGATATAACTGTATTTGAACAGTCAAGGAATTAACCAACGTCTTTCTCATCTCCCCAGTTtgacactttattgtgagtagaTCCCAAATGCATTTTCACTGCATTACATTCTGTAGAGTTTGAGAAGATGGCACTGTACGACGGGAAGAGTTTGTTGACCTAGACATTAGACGCTTTTTCCCGTTTTATAAGGCAAAACAGCGTTTTCTATTGCTGATTGTTGCTACTGGGTCCACAAGTGAAGCATAAATGAGCCCACCATTAGCATAATATGCTGTTTTATTCAGGATCTCCTGTAATCATTTTGCTGCAGTAAACTGAATGTAGTCTCAGCAAGCAATCTTAGGTTGTATTTGTCCATGAACAAACGGTGAACAACTAATGTGAATAAACTGTGCAGTACAAGGAGGCGATGTCCCTGAGTGTTTTTGGAATGGATGTGAGCCATGTGCATCACAGCCATGTTTATGATGTGCTGGTGGTGTGGTACACAGGGAATTGGTGACAGGCTCCTCATTTGTGACAGTGGTTCTTTACTGCAGTTTGATAAGGTTCTTTTATGAAAACTTTTCAGtatctttaaaattttacataattaaTTCAACATCTTACGTACACACAAAAGAAAGCTTTTGTTTTCGTAATCACTAGAAGTACAaaaacgattttattttatttttgatataCAGTATTCCGTATTTTaatgcaaattttaattcattgtgaATACTTGCTTTTTCATGTAGTTAGTTATTAAAAGTGAAAATGATACCCTGATTAAAATTATGTCTCCTATCAGTATTTGTTACTTAATATTTCAATTTGATGATAATGAAAGTTGGGAAATACTCTGCCTACACTGAGGATGAAAACAATGTCACTGCAGTaacaacagggtgtatacgacccgggacaaccgggaggtccgggaaaaacccgggaatttttttcatctgggagaaaaccgggaaaaacccgggatttttttAGAATACCgggaatttttaattgttttagttttagttttcagttaaatttttgtaattttgactggtaagaaccgatactctaacaaaggatattactgtaccccactactgcagaataatacttcaacaataaaacataaacgagagacaaaaacgaaaataacttaaattgcaaaggaaatgcgccacatacaacaacgacacacagtgctcatgcaagcatctGCCCACTGGAAAATGTGTCAAACGCTTTGGGAAGACTAAGCAATGCTTCATactaacaaattgcctccgatgagcgtgaagtcacaactgttaacattagattcgttttaggaGGTAACGAACGGGCtcatgcgcatgtgcagttgagtcgcatttgagtagtagattctcccacttgtggctacaggaatgtgactgatggctgtgcaagcagtcgcagcaagcagctagatgctaccaggaaaaggggacgccaaattcatattcttgaggaaaaaaacttgtttcacaaagctccTACCATACAGCGCATGTTtgtttatcgattattcatatgatttgaaACGCTTCCttgctggtttttgaacacattttaagttgatttctgaatgaatcataagttgatttttgaatgcatgcatagtgtatgtggttacttgggtttgcgaatgatcagcgttgttgtaattactagcgaCATCCAAaggttcagactaccagaatggatataaacgactgacaggaataacaggtgagaaagattacgtattatcatctcggtgtatccaagaaaatgaaattttgacagaaaatttttggccatatTGCTACACTAGTAAGGCCCAGTAGTACAGTCCtcagctagcagccgcttaagttctattctggaagtaacgcggaaaacgtgttgtacgaatacgtaataacacctaaccggaaaataattgcgcgataactaaacctgtgattctggcagggttagtgaagttaatcggcgaacaaattttgacaatggcaggaatagctacagaattggtgataacaagattgattgttagaatgaggaaggagagaaatggggacatcacacacattatggaagaataagacgattacaaatttaaataaaaatttcataatactgcttttcgatctcatgcttgagaaactggtgcgtatgaatgaaatgtgaaactatttcctaacataaagcttttttttttgcttgtagtaggcctaataggcatttgctattggtacttcatgaatcaTATTctatcgtgttataaaaatggccctttgtgccaaaacagccttgtttatttggtgtgtgttacaaaattgctgccatattagaaaggcctattttgttttatctagcagacagtgacaaaatagacataatcagattgagaaaccacatcaaTATTGGGTATtgtttgtgttaacagctttttcaatattagataacgacattccgatttttcatgtagcaaaacatttgatgaactttgatgcggtaatagattctttcgcagaaaggaaaggatGCCATGtagagctgtagcaagattagggagaaaaaaatgctaggagctaaggatcgaagaaatgtgtaatttcttgcttatctcttgtctttattggttttatgtatcctcatttaatttcatgtcacacaaaacagcatgttattagctaataggcaataaagagttcaaatTTTATGAAGAGTACTTGTTCTCACAATTACAAACAATCCCATCTGCTATTAATTCCGAGTTTGAATGctttgtgaagaggcgtggcactgcactttggcatacttaagaccaaataatatgccttacatttcctcgaacacacgtTTTATGTtttagacttttcagaaagatgtgtgctagaagatgaaaagttgaactatgtgcaagaatgtaccatgaatttattaaatcacggaCCGTTTCAGTCtcgtttaaaaatcaactctttgatgaagagccatttagaagaatttcgaaaccTGGAGataagacatttatgtcattattaaaaattttactggcacatttgtgtgattatCTTAGTGTGCAACACGCTCAAAATAGATCatcattatatgcgaaagcttagcttctcttgcagcttattaaccttagagaccaatattatatgtgaaaactttgcttttcttgtagcaacgctatgtaaattaatttaaactattaactttccgttTGTgtattcgtgctacttaacagtgatgttgctgtactACATCACGTGTCCAATGCTCTGAATATCAGCTGTCATctgctggcgagatcatgtgacatgagctatgactggcttacaaaagcgcatcgcaatcttgatttcaatgattcggaaagtaacatgcagtgtttggtggaatatcaatttatactttcgtaatacgaaaattcacagcatacatgttgctgcacatcaaagattttTCCAAAACGTGtccttttccctgagtttcgttttcttaagtgccaggaaattctgCGCCCCTGTATAAAAcgataaccattcaaaggattgataagggaaaacatactgtcacttaacatggaaaaagcttgttttcacctgggagaaagtgtatttctatccgggaaaaatccgggaattttttttccttgtctgcatatacaccctgAACAAAATAAGAAGACTATCGGTACATGCCTAGGTACAATTGGTTCATTGTATAAGGAAACGTTTTCTTGTTGAATAAAAACCATTGCAGCTGTTCTAAATCCTTTATTAAAGACATGACCagttttttaatttaaattacatCACCATGTGTAAATACCTATTATCAAATCTAGTATTTGCTATCTCTTTATGAGAGATTTCTTGAAATCTGGTATTTATAAAATACCCTTTTGCTG
This genomic interval carries:
- the LOC124553626 gene encoding zinc finger protein 708-like; the protein is MNRNHQVSAAGNHGKHDCENEQQIKQEVSVVEQTEKQYSSSQKIENTLKDSFNAICNANTMTRAGEKADRSDDDSNLSAGGNVKGDAFICTLNSGYGCGVCGKTFARASACKRHTAVHSDERPHKCNVCGLAFAQVSDIERHRAVHSDDKIHKCEICGKSFTQLGYLKMHALIHSGMTPHRCDVCGKFFTQLSTLKSHSLVHTQKEPHKCDICGKSFAEFDTFKAHALIHTGKKPHKCEICGKSFDELYSLNRHELKHAGKNPYICDICGKDFALLGSLKRHLAVHTGHKPHQCQICGKSFTDLGHLKVHVVIHTGERPHKCDICGKTFSHLSSLRRHVGIHTNVPLEANKLR